The following is a genomic window from Bordetella sp. H567.
AACACGATACGGCTGGGATACAACTCCATCGGACCCAGCCAGATAGACGCCGGCATCGAGATGCTGGCCCGCGTCGTGCGCGAACTGCAGGGACAGGCGATGGGCAGGGCCGTCACGGCGTAGCCGCGCGGCGCCTTCGCGCCCGGCACGCGGCCATGGCGCTCAGGCGCGCCCGATGCCGCCACGGCGGCCCGCGCCAGGCGTCACGCCGGCGGTGCCGCCGTATATGCGGCGGCTTGCTGGTTGCGGACGATGTGGCTCTGGATCGCCTTGGCGCACCACGCCGACACCAGCCCGGAAAACAGCACATAGCCGCAGACATACCAGGGCGAACCATCGCCGGCGCGCACCAGCACCGTCGCGATCATGGGCGTGATGCCGGAGGCGAATATCCCGGAGAACTGGTAGACGAAGGAAATGCCGGTATAGCGCACGCGCGTATCGAAGAGCTCGCAGAACAGCGCGGCCTCCGGCCCGTACACGGCGGCATAGAAGATACCGAACGGAATGATGATGGACAGCCACAGCACCAGCGGGTCGCCGCCGCTGCCCATCATCAGCCAGAACGCCGGAAAGGCGGAGATGCCGCTGACGATGGCGCCCCAGAAATACACCCGCGTGCGGCCCAGCCGGTCCGACATCCGGCCGAAGTACGGGATGAAGAAGCACATGATGATGGCTGCCGCCATCACGCCGCCCAGCGCCTGACCGCGGCTGACATTGACGCTCTGCGTCAGCCACGAGATGACGAACACCCCGAAGACGTTGAAGAACACGCCGTCGATGTAGCGCGCGCCCATGCCCTTCAGGATGTTGCCGGGATAGCGGCGCATCATGTCGGCGAAGGGCAGGTCCGTCTGCCGGTTGCGGCGCTTCACTTCCGCGAACTCGGGGCTTTCCTTCACGTTCAGGCGGATGTACAGGCCCACGAACACCATGAGTCCGGACAGCAGGAAACCGACACGCCAACCCCAGGCCATGAATTGCGCGTCGGT
Proteins encoded in this region:
- a CDS encoding MFS transporter, whose product is MAHHAERSQVRRVVISSVIGATIEWYDFFLYGVVAGIVFNKLYFPAGDPLVSTLLAYATFAVGFIARPLGGVIFGHFGDRIGRKSMLILTLMIMGVSTVLIGLVPTYDRIGLWAPVALLLLRVAQGIGLGGEWGGAVLMAYEFAPQKERGFYASIPQMGLSIGLCLASGVVALLSALLTDAQFMAWGWRVGFLLSGLMVFVGLYIRLNVKESPEFAEVKRRNRQTDLPFADMMRRYPGNILKGMGARYIDGVFFNVFGVFVISWLTQSVNVSRGQALGGVMAAAIIMCFFIPYFGRMSDRLGRTRVYFWGAIVSGISAFPAFWLMMGSGGDPLVLWLSIIIPFGIFYAAVYGPEAALFCELFDTRVRYTGISFVYQFSGIFASGITPMIATVLVRAGDGSPWYVCGYVLFSGLVSAWCAKAIQSHIVRNQQAAAYTAAPPA